Proteins co-encoded in one Vidua macroura isolate BioBank_ID:100142 chromosome 13, ASM2450914v1, whole genome shotgun sequence genomic window:
- the PSMD6 gene encoding 26S proteasome non-ATPase regulatory subunit 6: MPLENLEEEGLPKNPDLRIAQLRFLLSLRPRAPDPAARDELMAAVRLHNMAPYYEALCKSLEWQMDTDLLNKMKKANEEELKRLDNELEDAEKILGESEIRDAMMAKAEYLCRIGDKEGALTAFRKTYDKTVALGHRLDIVFYLLRIGLFYMDNDLITRNIEKAKSLIEEGGDWDRRNRLKVYQGLYCVAIRDFKQAAELFLDTVSTFTSYELMDYKTFVTYTVYVSMIALDRPDLREKVIKGAEILEALHSLPAVRQYLFSLYECRYAAFFQSLAIVEQEMKKDWLFAPHYRYYVREMRIHAYSQLLESYRSLTLGYMAEAFGVSVEFIDQELSRFIAAGRLHCKIDKVNEIVETNRPDSKNWQYQETIKKGDLLLNRIQKLSRVINM, encoded by the exons ATGCCGCTGGAGAacctggaggaggaggggctgcCCAAGAACCCCGACCTCCGCATCGCCCAGCTCCGCTTCCTGCTCAGCCTGCGGCCCCGCGCGCCCGACCCCGCCGCGCGCGACGAGCTGATGGCGGCGGTGCGGCTGCACA ACATGGCTCCGTACTACGAAGCCCTGTGCAAGTCTCTTGAGTGGCAGATGGACACGGATCTGctgaacaaaatgaagaaagcCAATGAGGAGGAACTGAAACGTCTTGACAACGAATTAGAGGATGCAGAAAAGATCCTGGGGGAGAGCGAAATCCGGGATGCGATGATGGCCAAGGCTGAGTACCTGTGCAGGATTGGGGACAAG GAGGGAGCTCTGACTGCATTCCGCAAGACTTACGACAAAACTGTGGCCTTGGGACATCGCCTGGATATCGTGTTCTACCTGCTAAGGATTGGCTTGTTTTATATGGACAATGACCTCATCACAAGGAACATTGAAAAGGCAAAAAG TCTAATAGAAGAAGGAGGAGACTGGGACAGAAGAAACCGTCTCAAGGTGTACCAGGGCCTTTACTGTGTAGCCATTCGAGACTTCAAACAAGCAGCAGAGCTCTTCCTTGATACAGTTTCCACGTTTACATCCTATGAACTGATGGATTACAAAACATTTGTAACATACACTGTCTATGTCAGCATGATTGCCCTGGACAGGCCTGACCTGAGGGAGAAG GTGATTAAAGGAGCAGAGATCCTGGAAGCCTTGCACAGTTTGCCAGCTGTACGGCAGTATCTCTTCTCTCTTTACGAATGTCGGTATGCAGCCTTTTTCCAGTCGCTAG ctatTGTAGAGCAAGAGATGAAGAAAGACTGGCTGTTTGCACCTCACTACCGATACTACGTACGGGAAATGCGAATCCACGCCTACAGCCAGCTCCTCGAGTCCTACCGGTCCTTGACGTTAGGGTACATGGCAGAAGCCTTTGGAGTCAGCGTAGAATTCATAGATCA ggAGCTTTCAAGATTTATTGCAGCTGGGCGATTGCACTGCAAAATAGACAAAGTAAACGAGATTGTAGAAACTAACAG GCCTGATAGCAAGAATTGGCAGTACCAAGAAACCATCAAGAAAGGAGATTTGCTGCTAAACAGAATTCAGAAACTTTCCAGAGTAattaatatgtaa